AGAACTGTATGTAAGCAACAAAGTGTAAAGATGAATATACCTTCTTGAAAAAACAAATGGCGTTTCTCACGGATCTTTCATCAAATGTTTGGAATGCAGGCAATAAACCATAAGGCATAAACACCTCCTGATACATCAAATTGCATAAGCCACACCACCAAATACAGGAACTCAttgggaaaaaagaaatatcaagCGAAATATCCTGATAACAGAAACTGTGAAGGAAGACCCACTCCTGTAGGGGCCATGCCTAAGAAAGTCGAGGCCCATTCCTGAGGGGCCCAGGCCTAGGAAGGCTGAACTGCGAAGTTCGGGTCCGAGTAAGGGGCCAAAGATCCGGGGCGAGAGGGTCGGGAAGTCGAGTAAGCACGGGACTAGCCTATCCGGGCTTGTCCATTTAGGGTTCGGGAGGATTGGGGACTGCAAAGTCGAGTTACAGAGCCCGGTGGGCAATGTCTCGTCATACCCCCGACCCCAGGATATCAAATCCTGGGCACGAGCCCGCCCAGATCGATGTTAGGAAATCCGACGCACGATGGAGCGTCCCACGAGCCAAGGACGGCTCTCCCGCAATCTGACATTTCCTGGCATGACAGAGAGGTGGTGGCTGCACAGACGTAGGACAATAGACATGGCACGATCCCTCACAAGGCTGCAGACTGGCCCCCACTAGGGGGACAACGAATGAGTGGTGGCAGGCCTGACATCTGACgcgccacgatctccctcgacTGGGGGCCCAACTCAGGTATAAATAGGGGTAACTTTCTTATGGGAAGGGATCGATTCAGTTTGTGCAACTCTTATTCTGCATTATATTTTCCTTCTCCAAAGAACAATCATTGACTAAGGTATCAGAGTGATCTCGAAGGCCACGAgagcatcatcttcttcttagttgcaggtaTTAGGAAGCTTGGGCTTTGCGAAATAGTTCGGGCTGCggaacacgacatcaacagtggcgccgtctgtgggataaGTTTTCCATAACAATGTGTACTTCGCATGCCGACAGCGACGCGGTCCCAAGCTACGAGAAGGGAAGATCGCGATGAAGAAACAATGGAAGCACGACTTGCAAACATGGAGGAGACCATCAGGAAGCTAACTGAGGAGACCGGAACACTTTGCCAAGAAAACGTGGCCCCCAAGTTTGCAAATGAGGAGCTGGTGGGAGGCGCAGAACCGAGTGGCAACGAGCAAAAGGGTTCTTCGCATCGAAGTGATCTCGAAGGCCACGGgagcatcatcttcttcttagttgcaggtaTCAGGAAGCTTGGGCTTTGCAGAACTGTTCGGACTgcaaaacacaacatcaacagtggcgccgtctgtgggataaGTTTTCCATAACAACATGTACTTCACATGCCGGCAGCGACGCAGACCCAAGCTACGAGAAGGGAAGACCGCGAGGAAGAAACAATGGAAGCACGATTTGCAAGCATGGAGGAGACCATCAGGAAGCTGACTGAGGAGGCCGGAGCACTTCGCCAAGAAAACGTGGCTCTCAAGTTTGCGAACGAGGAGCTGGTGGGAGGCACAGAACCGAATGGCAACGAGCAAGAGGGTTCGTGAAAAATCCTGGCGGACACTGTGGCGGAAGAAGAAAGGCGCGAAATACACCTCAAAATCTGAGAGTTGGGAGACAAATGTGCGAATATGGAAAAGAAGATGAACACCCCTTAAACCATAGACCAGCTGCTAATCAGCTCTGACCTCCCTTACAGTGAAGAAATCTTAGCCATGCCCCTTCCTCTGAAATTCAAAGTTCCCCAGATGGAAGCCTATGACGGGTCCAAAGATCCACTAGAGCACCTAGAAACTTTCAAGGCCCATATGACTTTACACGGCTTCCTTGGAGAGGTCGCCTGCCGGGCCTTCCCCTAACACTGAAGGGAGTGGCCCGGAGCTGGTTCGGGGGGCTGATGTCAGGATAATAGGAAGCTTTGAGGAGCTTGCGCGCCTCTTCATGACACAGTTTCTAGCTAGCCGCAAGAGGAGACGCCCCGCGACCTACCTCATGGAGGTCAAGCAACGAGACGACGACAATCTGAAGTCTTACCTCTCACGGTTCAATTGAGAACGCATGACCACTGATGATCAGGACAAGAAGATCACATTAGCAGCACTGCTGGGGGGTATCTGGCCGCTGAATCCATTCATGACCAAGATAGCATGGAAGACCCCACCATGCTGAGAGAGTTTATAGACCGAACAGATGAGTTTATCAATGCGGAAGATACTTTGGAGGCACTGAAGGCCCCTCGACGGGCTGAGATGGAGCGAGCCGAGATAAATGCATTAGCGCAATGTCTCAACCGTGATAACCGTGGAGGTGAGAGGCGAGGACCGCCAGAtgtgaagagaaagagagaagcaccGGCTCAGACTAAGGGAGCGAGTCGCGCCCACGCGAACTTAGCAGTAGGGGGAAACGCTCAGATGGAACACCAAGGAGAACTTCCCCGTAGGGTGGAGGGCCCCCCGTTTTATGAGTATCACATGAACAATTGACACAGTATACGAGACTGCTACGCCTTGaagaagattaaagaagaagagCAGAAGAACAGGGCTCGTCGGCTGGGGAATGGAAGGAACCAATCAAAAGAAAGGCGCCCAAACTTCTGACAGGGGGAAGTCCCGAGAAGACAGGATGTGAGGGGTGCAGCTGCGCCGGGGCCAACCCAAGGAAGTTCAAAACTTCTCGCATAGGGTGGCAGTGTCAAAGTGAGTCGAAATATTGTGTGAATAGCCCGATGCCTGGCCTTTCAGTGatctgtatattatatatgaccTTTACAAGAGaactatacatggaaagaaaactaATTGCCGAGTGATTCTAGCACTCTAGCCTAATATGGAAACTATATCTTCTGTCAATATGCTAATTGTACAAGCCTAAGTAAATGTCGTAAAGgtgtaaaataagaaaagaagaatagaaggaaagaagaataattatgaacagcaaagctgtccattgacaacccccctcaaattgatgcgggTTGATCAACAAGTATCAATTTGCTACTTAAGAAACAATGTCGATGGCGAGTCAGAGCTTTAGTGAAGATATCAGCAATTTGTAGTTTAGTAGAAACATGTGGAAGAGTGATAACACGAGCTTCAAATGCTTCACGGATAGAGTGACAATCGACTTCAATATGCTTCGTGCGCTCATGATAGACAGGATTGGCCGTGATCTGAATGGCACTACTATTATCAGCATGTATAGGTGTAGGATCAGTCTAAAAAAAATCTAGCTCAACAAGCAAACCTCGAAGCCAAATAATTTCGGAACAAGCAAGAGACATTGTCCGGTACTCAGATTTTGTAGAAGACTTAGAAActctgtcttgcttcttactcttccaggAGATCAATGCATCACCTAAGAACACACACCAACCAGTGCTGGATCGACGCGTATCAGCACAACCGGCCCAATCAACGTCGCTGTAAGCAGTTAGGCGAGGAGAATTGCCTGCAGGAAAGAATAGGCCACGGGCAGAAGTGCCTTGAACATAGCTTATGATCCTACGGACAGCAGCCAAATGAAGATGACGAGGGGTCTGAAGAAATTGGCTGACTTGCTGTACTACAAAGGAAATATCCGGTCTAGTAATGGTGAGGTAGACAAGACTACCTACCAACTTCCAGTATAAACTGGGATCAACAAGTAAATCACCCTCCTCTTTGCGAAGCTTGACATTCAATTCCATGGGAGTATCAACAGAGGTGGCCTCATGTAGGCCAGCTGTAGCCACAAGGTCAATAGCATACTTATGTTGATTGAGTGAAATACCAGATGGACTATGATGcacctcaagaccaagaaaatatgtgagagacacaagatctttcatatgaaaggaCTCAGAGAGATGAATCTTGAGCTGGCCAAGTAAAACAGAATCGGAACTAgtaatcacaatatcatcaacataaaccaaaagaacaacaatacCCATGTCTAATGTTTGAAGAAACAAGGAAGTGTCATACTTGCTCTGTTTGAATGAGAATTGTAATAAAGTGGtttgaaatttatcaaaccaggcCCTCggagcttgtttgagaccataaaggGAGCGACAAAGCTTACACACATGCGAAGTCGAAGAAGAAAACAATCTCGGGGGTGgcttcatatatatacactcttTAAGATCCCCGTGAAGAAAAGCATTATTGACATCCATCTAATGTAGTGGCCAATCATTGGAAGCAGCAAGAGCTATAATCGTATGAACAGTAGTCATCTTAGCCACATGAGCAAATGTCTCTTCATAATTGACACCATATTCCTGATTATTCCTAAGTGCAAAAAGCCAGGAGGATTATTCTGGAatgatataaaattttctttgtctttctttgtcttttctctcatttttcttctcattttcttgggGGAGCCCCCTCGAAGAGAGCAAATAAGTATTATCTTATTTCAATCCTTGAGGTGTGTTACAAGTGATATCCAGAGCCAGTCTTTCCTTGGCATCGACTTCATCAATCTATGAGAATGGAAAACATCATCTCATCCTTACTCAATATCAAAGAGCTAATGGAACACAATCTTCAATGCTTCGATGTTATTCAACAACATTTGAAGAATTTTTGGAAGAGCCACAACAAAATGCACCAAGTATTTCAACAGTCCCTTGACGAATTTGCTAACAACTTTCAGGAAAGCTTCAACCAATTCGAAGATCAAATCTGTGACATACCAAAGGAAGATGTAGTTGATgtggaagaaaaagatgaaatcaAGCCTGCTCAGCTTATTCCTTCTCATGTTCCCAAAAATCCCGAACCATTTCTACCATTCTCTGATCCTTCCCTAAGAATCTCGTGTCCTCTTCATctcagaaattattttttctcttcttccttcttgtCGGTCACCACTAGCAACAACGACTCATTAATCGTAAGAGGCCTAACCATCATATAGGAGTTCGATCCCGGTGGCGTCGATCAAGCCTTCAAGACTTCGTcgcctctttctctctctctctctctctctctctctctctctctctctctctctctctcctttctcttgTGACGGTGAGAGGATGAACTCACTCTCATTTCCGTTCCATCCTGAGCTCATGGTGACAGACCATATCTATTCCACCACTCAACCCGTTGTCATGCGTCTGATGCTCCGAGACTTTACAATTCTTCAATACGAGATTTTCGTTGAATTTACAGACAATTGCATTATGCTTGTTTGGCATCATGGATCAACACTCCAGCCGTGTAAATGTCCTCTATGTCACCGTCAAATTACCTTGTTGATTCCTGGAGAAGCTTCATTAAGGCAGCGACATGACCTTGAGGCTGCTGAGATTCTAGAAAAGGTTGAAACATACAATCGGCTTTTTGGTGGGGGTACCAATGGTCTTGTTCAGAGAATGCAGGATCTTTCGTTTCTCCTCCAAAGGTTGTTACGAGAACTGCTTGATCCTTGGAGATCCCTTCCTCTTGGATTTACAGGTATACTTGCTATCCTATGGTTTAATTCGTCGACTTATGTCATGTGTTTTGGGTATGACATGAAATTTTGGTGTTGGGATGAGCTTCCATCGCTCTATTTTACGGGCCGAAATTTTGTATTTGCGATTGTTGCCTACCATTCAAGCACAACATGGAAGAGGATTAAATCATTGATAGTTGAAACTGACAAGAAACTGAGGGAGGTACATAGATCTAGAGGTGATCTTGAGCCTAACGTGTTTAAAGAAatttttcaaccaaaaaaattcacatacTCTTTTGTTAAAAAAGCTTGTGGCCAGTGCTTGAGTGTTGGAGAAAGTGGGATGCTGCAGTCAGTGGAtataaggaattttttttttgagaatttatgtAGCTTTCACCATAATCGAGCTTGCAAGTcgggtgtttgataaaatgattgTGAGAGATAGGGGTTTTTGGAGCTCCATGACTGCAGGTTATGTTGCTTACAATTTTCTGTCAGAGGCTTTGAAGGTGTTCCTACACATGAAGCAAGCAAATGATTTTGATTTGAGTGGCAACATCTCCAAAAGACTTGATGAGCGAAGGGAAATGAGAGAACTCCTTAAGGATTTTGATTCTCCATCAATTTGGATATTGACGGGCATCAATTTGAGTGTCGATAATGGGAGTTTAGATACCTTCCTCCTTGAGGAGAATTTTTGGGTTAAAAATCAGAGAACTCACTGGCCTtttgataaaggaaaatgagttgagagaaatCATTGAGGGAACAAAATTTgggataatatttttcatttctttagttttgatttttatcttAACGAAGTTATTCATGAGGATGAATATGAGACCATTTATCTCCCAAATCCAATGATTGAAATTGGTGCACCTATTGAACCATGCCAAACAATTTGTGGAATATGCTTAGAGGCAAATATTGGGCATTACTTGTTGAACTCAAGAAATGCCCTGCGTTCACTTGAAGTTACTGGAAGAACTGCTATCCTTGTTGTTGAAGGATCTCACGTCACCATTACTAAAGAAACGAAACTTCGAGTCTCAAATTTTGTCCATGTTGTTGATGGATGGGGCTCCCAAAATTTGTCTCCACCAAACCTCTATCCTGGAAAAGTGACGATGATGGCACTAGGCCCACTTACAATTATTGCATTAGCACTCCAACAAGATCCTGCATTTTCTAAGAACATTGGGCATGTTGTTATTCTTGGTGGTGCTTTTGGAGTAAATGGGCTTGTGAATTCAGTTGCAAAAACTAATGTTCTTGGTGATCCAGACTACAGCAAGTCCTATGAGGCATTCTTTAAGAACCTCAAACTCGGTATCCATGAggatttttaaaacaaaacaaagcttGCTGAGCTGCTTTACTACCACTCCACCAAGAGCCACCAAGAGTGGTGATGAGAAGAccaatttgaaaaaacaaggAAGAAGGAAGGCAAGAGCGACATTTATTACATTATTAGAGAAAGTAAGAAGACCATGTGAACTCCTCATTCCTAAAGGCTTATGATGTTCTCTCAATGGTAGGTGTCATTGATAAGGATGATGTGGGTTAACTCAGGAAAATTGAAAGTAAGAAGCTAGTCTCGACTAAAAAGGGAGGACTGAAGCATTActgcaccttgtgggcaaggtgctttgaAGGGGAAGGGTTTGTCACACTCAGGGCTTATATCGAAGGAAGGGCCCATGGACCACATCAGAACATGTTTCGTGAATTCCATCTTATAGTTTGTTTGATTGTTTTTGCTGGACTTCTAATTGTAATCCGTAATGGGCTTGAGCATAGAGTTTTATTTGAGTATCTCATTATGATGTTATTAGTACGGGCCTATATAGGGAATAGCCTTGGGGAATACTTCACACTATATGTACTTGAGCCAAGAGCCTGGAGGATTATTCTGGAatgatataaaattttcttgtctttctttctcttttctctcattttccttctcattttcttggaaGAGCTCCCCTCGAAGAGAGCAAATCAGTGTTATCTTATTTCAATCCTTGAGGTGTGTTACAAAATGCAAGCACCTTACATTGTACAAGCACTTTAAATTTGCATTGTACACTTGATGGCTGAAAACCTAAGCACACTAACAggagaaacaaaaaacagaTGCAGTATATACAAAGAATAATTAAGCTCGTAGATAACCTGGTTGTAATTGCTAAACCGGTAGCACTGGTGGCGCTGCAATAGGATCTCATCCCCAGCTAAAAGCGACAgtagatgaaaataaaaataattgaaaaatgaatggagagaaaaaaacaagagtGATTACTAAATATACATGAGAACCCAGAAAATAGAGAAATCCACTGTTATCGAGAGAATCGTTTGCCTTGCAACATTTTCACGAGAAGCCAAGAGCAAAATAAGTTATCAAAACAAGTACAGGAACCGCCTAAGATGGTTGATTTGTCAGTTGCATAGTAGAAATAAATCATGATATCTTTTGAGCATTAATTAAACCAATTTCTTTGAATACAAccgaaaaaaatgataaaacataaaatggtagcataattttttagtaaattTGTAATGGTACAATACCTAAGTATACAAGAAAGACCCTAACGGCAAAACTAGCGGATGGAGTAACTATGATAAAGATGATATGTAGCATGGTTGTAGCTACATATCATCTTCAATTTATCACAACCATACtcttcaatttattatttaagaaaatccCCAAAGAAACTTGCCAAATGTCAAAAGGAGTTCTAAAGGAGCGTAACCTTCTTTTCGAGCTTCCAAATTCTTTTAAATCTGACATACCaatcaaaactcaattccaggGTTTTCCCACAACTCCACAAGAAAGTAACTGCTCTATTCTTCGATCAATTTCTTTTCAACTCAATCTCAACAAACAAAAACCTTGAAAAATCTAGCTCTACATTTCACTAAAACCTCAACCCAATAAAATCACTGCACGCTTTCtagtctttcattttttttcgtCACACAACCAAGTCATAgacattcaaaaaaaaaaaaacccaaacagATTCCTAGTTCCAACCCCCCCTAAATAATAATTCATTTGTTAAGAGttatttttgaagattttattcTACAACTTCATCCAGCCCCGCTAAATAAAAACCCTTCACCGGCACTTCTCGCCGGAGTTGATTCTATCTCCCCcttccctctcctctctcttttatttcttttcttccttttcctgCTTCTGTTTACTAGCTACCAAGATGGAAGGTGATGGGAGTTTTATGGTGGAGTCTAAAACCTTCATCTTCTCAAAGGTAGCTGGTAACGGTTTTCGAATCACTGAGAGGAACAGAAAAATGGCTCTGTTTCTCTTCATTAATGGGACATCAGCTTCATGGGTGGCAAGGATGGTGGAGGAAGCTCTTGTCTCTCGACGGAGTGATGGGTTTTTTAGAAAGTTGAGGCTGGGTAATGGGGTCCTCTTTCTTCAACGGCACAACAACAATAGAGGATATTTTCTGCATTTGGAGGAATTCTGGAATGGCAGGAGGAGGGGCTCTCTGATTGTCCCTGAAGGTGTGAAGGGATGTGGCTGGGAAGGTTTCGCTTACCACCTCAAGAAGGTGACTGGGCCTGCGGGGGTGTTTACAGAGGGTAGCTTACGTCGGGGTGGGGTGGCTGGTTATGGGTTGGAAACAGAGAAACCTCCTGGAAATGGTGTTTCTTATGCCTTTGTTCTGAGGTCACCAACAAACTTTCTGATAGGGGGCAGCTCTGCCATGGCGTAGAGGACCAGTGCTGAAGGTGGAAGGTATTTTGTGGGCTGTCAAAGGACAGTTGTCTGGGATATTAGAGGAAGTTTTAGTACTGATGAATAAAGTGAATGTAGGCCTAAGCTTGGTAATGGACGTGGGGAAGGGAAGGTTTGTAAATTTGAAGAACTTGGAAAGGGTTGGGCCAAAACTTGAAGGGTCTAGGAAAGGAAATACCTGGATTGAGCAAGAACTTGAAGGGGCCCGCGAGCCCACATCAAAGGGGGGCCCGAGCGCTTACTAGTAGGATGGACTGAGCCGAGCCCATTAGGCCCATCCATCCTGTCTGGAAAGCCAAGGGGCAATCTTGGGCCCGAGAGTCTCTGGCCTTGGGCCGAAAAGGCACAATGCCTCCGACGGTCGACCTGGCTGCCCCACCGACGACTCAAAACACACCGATGATCGCTAGCGACTCTACGACCACTAATAGGGTGCACCCACAGAGCTACGCTGAGAAGCACAGCCCCTTGAAGCTGAAAGTGTTGGTTGGTTTGGTCGAGAAGGGTGTCGCTGCCTGTCCCCAGGCCTCTGGGAGCTCGTCGGAGACACAGAAAGGGCCAATGGCCCCTACGGACCCTATGGCTCGAATTTTTGGTGCCGTTCCTAATCACGGATGAGAGAAATTTCTGTGAGGAGGCATCGTCCTCCACCAGGCTGCCTCGGTCTAGTCCCTCTAAGTCCTTTGAGGTTCCCTTTAGGGCCCAAGGCCTTCATTCAACATTCTGTGATCTGGAGACCCCCTCAAGGGTTCTGTGCACAGTGGCAGAAGGGTATGATAAGTCATCGATTGATGGGGTTCTCTCAGATGTTGAATCTTCACTTGGGTCTGATATACAGTTAGTTTGCAAGGAGTTCAGAGTTGACATGGATCTGAGGGATGCAGGAGACGTACCTAGTCCTTTATGCTCATTGCCACCGGCGACTTCATGGGTTGGCATGCAATCTGATTGGGTTTTACAAAAGGTAAAGGATCTTCGTCATTGCATCGGGATTTCATGCGAAGGATTTAAGGACCAGTTTAAAGCTCTTCTCACTGCCATAGAAGCAGGGTAGCCATTTCTTGCCAAATCTGCTGCTAAAAAGGATAGGGAGCTTAAGAGGCTTGCTTGCTCCATAAACTATGGTGCAAGGGAAGGAAGTGTGAGCATGGGGACACACAATGAGAGGGTGAACCTCAACATTCCATGAAGCCCAAGATCCTTTAATGGAATGTTCAGGGATTGAATGACCCGAGCAAGCGTCTTAGAGTGAAGAATTTACTACGGGAATGGAAGGCAGATGTGATTTGTTTGCAAGACCAAGTTGAAGTCTATCAACATGCAAATAATAAGAAGCTTGTGGAATTGCCCTTATGTGGGATGGACCACGCTTGTCTCCAAGGGTGCTTCAGGGGGAATTTTAGTTGTGGGATAAGAGAGTAGTTAATTTGGTGGAGGATTTCATTGGCAAATTTTCAGTAACTTGCTCTTTCTCAAATGTAGAAGATGGTTTCGGTTGGGGGCTCTTAGGAGTTTACAGGCCAACTGTTGATAGCAAAAGACAACTCCTTTGGGATGAGATCGCTGGTTTGTGTAGTTGGTGGGACATCCCGTGGTGCATTGGAGGCGATTTCAACGTCACTTGGTTCCCCAATAAAAGATCAGGGGACTCTAGCATTGGTACAACCATGGTTGACTTTCAGCATTTATTTTTGAACTGGACTTGGTAGATCTACCTTTGGCGGGGGGGAGATTTCACTTGGTCTAATGGGAGGGTCTGTTCCAAGTTGGACAGGTTCATTGTCTCTCCCTCCTGGGAAGTCCAATTCCCCAACCTTTGCCAAAAAAGGCTCTCTAGGCTTTGCTCTAACCATTTCCCCCTCCTATTAGATTGCAGGGGTCTTCACAGGGGACATAGATACTTTAAATTCGAGAATATGTGATTGAAGGTTGACGGGTTTATGGAGAAAGTTGGATCGTGGTGGGCCTCTTCTTTATCTAAGAAAATGGAATTGTGAAGTCTTTGGGAACATTAATGACCAACGACTTCCTTTATTCCAAGAGCTGCAGAAATTTGATGACAAAGAAGTGGATGGGGCTTTTTTGGAAGATGATAAGGCAAGGAAAATGATTGTAGTAGCTGAGCTggaaaaaaatactcttatgAAGAAGatctcttggagacaaaaatctcgagccctttggttgaaggaaggggacaaGAGCACAAAATTTTTCCATAGAGTTGCTAACTCCCATCATAGAAACAATGCCATTGAGGTCCTTCATTCGGAAGGCAGAGTTTTGACGGATAGAGATGCTATCAAGAACCACATTGTCCACTTTTATGACAAGCTGTTAACGAACCAATATCAATGTAGGCCTAAGGTAGACAAACTCGTTTTCGATTCAACTGATCA
Above is a genomic segment from Juglans microcarpa x Juglans regia isolate MS1-56 chromosome 1D, Jm3101_v1.0, whole genome shotgun sequence containing:
- the LOC121247469 gene encoding uncharacterized mitochondrial protein AtMg00810-like — encoded protein: MELNVKLRKEEGDLLVDPSLYWKLVGSLVYLTITRPDISFVVQQVSQFLQTPRHLHLAAVRRIISYVQGTSARGLFFPAGNSPRLTAYSDVDWAGCADTRRSSTGWCVFLGDALISWKSKKQDRVSKSSTKSEYRTMSLACSEIIWLRGLLVELDFF
- the LOC121247478 gene encoding probable uridine nucleosidase 2, with the protein product MIEIGAPIEPCQTICGICLEANIGHYLLNSRNALRSLEVTGRTAILVVEGSHVTITKETKLRVSNFVHVVDGWGSQNLSPPNLYPGKVTMMALGPLTIIALALQQDPAFSKNIGHVVILGGAFGVNGLVNSVAKTNVLGDPDYSKSYEAFFKNLKLGIHEDF
- the LOC121247487 gene encoding transcription factor Pur-alpha 1-like; protein product: MEGDGSFMVESKTFIFSKVAGNGFRITERNRKMALFLFINGTSASWVARMVEEALVSRRSDGFFRKLRLGNGVLFLQRHNNNRGYFLHLEEFWNGRRRGSLIVPEGVKGCGWEGFAYHLKKVTGPAGVFTEGSLRRGGVAGYGLETEKPPGNGVSYAFVLRSPTNFLIGGSSAMA